One genomic window of Aquisalimonas sp. 2447 includes the following:
- a CDS encoding YihY/virulence factor BrkB family protein: MPVIAAAKTWFQVFKGAVQLWLDRNAFAYAGALAFYTLFSLAPVMIIAITIIGVVLGPEAAQGQIVDQLEGAIGADAAEAVEGAVAASRLEQAGWLPTVIGVGAILIGATTVFAQMQLSLNAIWGVAARPSRSGLLILLKNRLLSFSVVLVIGFVMLVSMLLTVMLRAVIRFAEEWLPVHASVVGLTELTLSIALITLLFAMVFRILPDVVLSWREVIPGALVTALLFVFGRYLIATYLTMAAPASAYGAAGSLVLLLLWVYYSSLILLFGAAFTKTLLLHRGGRVIPRNMAVRVHNELVDD, translated from the coding sequence ATGCCGGTCATAGCAGCAGCGAAGACGTGGTTCCAGGTGTTCAAGGGGGCGGTCCAGCTCTGGCTGGACCGCAATGCCTTTGCCTACGCGGGGGCGCTGGCTTTCTACACCCTGTTCTCACTGGCCCCGGTGATGATCATCGCCATCACCATCATCGGTGTTGTCCTCGGGCCGGAGGCGGCCCAGGGGCAGATCGTGGATCAGCTGGAAGGGGCCATCGGTGCCGATGCCGCCGAGGCGGTGGAAGGGGCGGTGGCCGCATCGCGCCTTGAACAGGCGGGCTGGCTGCCCACGGTCATCGGTGTCGGCGCCATCCTGATCGGCGCGACCACGGTCTTTGCGCAGATGCAGCTGTCGCTGAATGCCATCTGGGGTGTGGCGGCACGCCCGAGCCGGAGCGGGCTGCTGATTCTGCTCAAGAACCGTCTGCTGTCGTTCAGCGTGGTGCTGGTGATCGGGTTCGTCATGCTGGTCTCGATGCTCCTGACGGTGATGTTGCGCGCCGTGATCCGGTTCGCCGAGGAGTGGCTGCCGGTGCACGCCAGCGTGGTCGGTTTGACCGAGCTCACACTGTCCATCGCCCTGATTACGCTGTTGTTCGCCATGGTCTTCCGCATTCTCCCCGACGTGGTGCTCAGCTGGCGGGAGGTCATCCCGGGTGCGCTGGTCACGGCACTGCTGTTCGTGTTCGGGCGCTACCTCATCGCTACCTACCTGACCATGGCGGCGCCTGCCTCCGCCTATGGCGCGGCCGGGTCACTGGTGCTACTCCTGTTGTGGGTGTATTACTCGTCCCTGATCCTGTTGTTCGGTGCCGCGTTCACCAAGACCCTGTTGCTCCATCGAGGCGGCAGGGTCATCCCGCGTAACATGGCAGTCCGGGTACACAACGAACTGGTGGACGATTAA
- a CDS encoding efflux RND transporter permease subunit has product MSDERQPQRRSLANTAIRRPVGTLALASVVFVLGLFFIDRLPVDLLPHIEYPQIRVTVNYPGVAPEVMEEQVTRVLEQNLAATENLVTIDSRASQGRTNVNLHFEYGTNLDLALQDASRHLELARTQLPPDIEPPRLYKFDPSQDPVWQAGFSSTVRSEVEVRDWMENELAPQLVAIHGVSGVEAAGGLVREMEVIVDQQRLRSYGMGLGHVADALAGENVDIAAGWVTSETFDVMAKTDGLFTSADDIRNVLLPLPGNAARQIPVTEVAEVRDGHREQRVLVRLNGTSAAQLSVFKLPEANTVDVVDSVNSTLRHLDRSGFMPEDIEFEATRDPAYFVRGAISAVGTAAVLGGTLAMLLVLLFLGSLRKGFVIGLSIPIALMATFALMGVSGLTLNLMSLGGLALGVGLLLDNSIVMLENIYRHRDQLGKSPRQAAHDGAREVVSAITAGTATNLAAVLPFLLVTGMAALVFRELILTIAFAILATLAAALTLVPTLAALLGGIRFRSHLDETRLLRGFNALVAWLRRRYRRFMPRVVRWRWGVLGLAAALFIGATQVFGTLGNEFLPQVDDGNINVRLHLPPGTSPSETDAAKRRVETVIQDMPHVESVFTIVGGHLGGGVINERPGTARSSVQLAPADQRPDMPAGIWVDEAQSRLDALDIPGARITVSPPGIQGLQFTTRGDDLSIGVVGEDLDTMQGVAREIVSRLQDIHGLEGVEINREDATPLLSVRVDRERAADYGLRVSQVGEAIRQVVDGAVPTRFMTRNQEYDVRVRLPDDAVGDQETLGEMLLYRPNGEPVQLRDVAEFSLGEGPAHIERENQSRIVRVVGDINQELTDVGTVMVTVDNRLEGLELPEHYSLLYGGQWETIQETNRELAMVIALAVFLVFVVLAVQYERLSNPLVIISAAPLSLVGVTAILWATGTVISAPVLIGMILLIGIVVNNAILLLEYIEIGRRRQGLSLARSVIAAGGVRLRPILMTTLTTVLGMTPLAVGMGAGTEIMQPLALTVIGGLLMGMVLTLLVVPCLYLVVSAAAEWLKAWLLGGAGAAVAGDEEATCRS; this is encoded by the coding sequence ATGAGCGATGAGCGGCAACCGCAGCGCCGGAGCCTGGCGAATACCGCCATCCGGCGCCCGGTGGGCACGCTGGCCCTGGCCTCGGTGGTGTTCGTGCTGGGGCTGTTCTTCATCGACCGCCTGCCGGTGGACCTGCTGCCCCACATCGAGTACCCGCAGATCCGCGTGACCGTGAACTATCCCGGGGTCGCGCCGGAGGTGATGGAGGAGCAGGTGACCCGGGTGCTGGAGCAGAACCTGGCGGCCACCGAGAACCTGGTGACCATCGACAGCCGTGCGTCACAGGGCCGCACCAACGTCAATCTCCACTTCGAGTACGGCACCAACCTGGATCTCGCCCTGCAGGACGCCTCGCGCCACCTGGAGCTGGCACGCACCCAACTCCCGCCGGACATCGAGCCGCCGCGGCTGTACAAGTTCGACCCGTCCCAGGATCCGGTCTGGCAGGCCGGTTTCAGCTCCACCGTACGCAGCGAGGTGGAGGTGCGCGACTGGATGGAGAACGAGCTGGCGCCCCAGCTCGTGGCCATCCACGGCGTCTCCGGGGTCGAGGCCGCCGGCGGGCTGGTGCGCGAGATGGAGGTGATCGTCGACCAGCAGCGGCTGCGTTCCTACGGCATGGGCCTCGGCCATGTTGCCGACGCCCTGGCCGGCGAAAACGTGGACATCGCCGCCGGCTGGGTGACTTCCGAGACCTTCGACGTCATGGCCAAGACCGACGGCCTGTTCACGTCCGCCGATGACATCCGCAACGTGCTGCTGCCGTTGCCGGGCAATGCCGCACGCCAGATCCCGGTCACCGAAGTGGCGGAGGTGCGCGACGGCCATCGTGAGCAGCGCGTGCTGGTGCGGCTGAACGGCACCTCCGCGGCGCAGTTGTCGGTGTTCAAGCTGCCCGAAGCCAATACCGTTGACGTGGTGGACAGCGTCAACAGCACCCTGCGACACCTGGACCGGTCGGGGTTCATGCCGGAGGACATCGAGTTCGAGGCCACCCGCGACCCCGCCTACTTCGTTCGTGGTGCCATCTCTGCCGTGGGCACCGCGGCAGTGCTCGGGGGCACGCTGGCCATGCTCCTGGTGCTGCTGTTCCTGGGGAGTCTGCGCAAGGGCTTCGTGATCGGCCTGTCCATCCCCATTGCGCTGATGGCGACCTTCGCCCTCATGGGCGTGAGCGGCCTGACCCTGAACCTCATGAGCCTCGGCGGGCTCGCCCTGGGTGTGGGGCTGCTGCTGGACAACAGCATCGTCATGCTGGAGAACATCTACCGGCACCGCGACCAGCTGGGCAAGTCGCCCCGGCAGGCGGCCCACGACGGCGCCCGGGAAGTGGTCTCCGCCATTACCGCGGGCACGGCCACCAACCTGGCCGCCGTGCTGCCGTTCCTGCTCGTTACCGGGATGGCCGCGCTGGTGTTCCGGGAGCTGATTCTCACCATTGCCTTCGCCATTCTGGCCACCCTGGCGGCGGCGCTCACCCTCGTGCCGACACTGGCGGCGCTGCTGGGCGGCATTCGCTTCCGCAGCCACCTGGACGAGACCCGCCTGCTGCGTGGGTTCAATGCCCTGGTGGCGTGGCTGCGCCGGCGATACCGGCGGTTCATGCCGCGGGTCGTGCGCTGGCGCTGGGGCGTGCTGGGGCTGGCCGCTGCGCTGTTCATCGGCGCAACGCAGGTGTTCGGCACCCTGGGCAACGAGTTCCTGCCCCAGGTGGACGACGGCAACATCAATGTCCGCCTGCACCTGCCCCCGGGGACATCGCCGTCGGAGACCGATGCCGCCAAGCGCCGGGTGGAAACGGTGATCCAGGACATGCCCCACGTGGAGAGCGTTTTCACCATTGTGGGCGGCCATCTGGGCGGCGGCGTGATCAACGAGCGTCCGGGCACGGCGCGGAGCTCGGTACAGCTGGCACCGGCGGATCAGCGTCCCGATATGCCGGCGGGGATCTGGGTGGACGAGGCGCAATCGCGACTGGATGCCCTGGATATCCCGGGCGCGCGCATCACCGTGAGCCCGCCGGGCATTCAGGGCCTGCAGTTCACCACCCGTGGGGATGATCTCTCCATCGGGGTGGTCGGCGAGGACCTGGACACCATGCAGGGGGTGGCCCGGGAAATCGTCTCCCGCCTCCAGGACATCCACGGTCTCGAGGGCGTGGAAATCAACCGTGAGGACGCGACGCCGTTGCTGAGCGTGCGCGTCGACCGGGAGCGCGCCGCCGACTATGGGCTGCGGGTGTCGCAGGTGGGCGAGGCCATCCGCCAGGTGGTGGATGGTGCCGTGCCCACCCGGTTCATGACCCGCAACCAGGAGTACGACGTCCGCGTGCGCCTGCCCGACGACGCCGTGGGTGATCAGGAGACTCTGGGCGAGATGCTGCTTTACCGGCCCAACGGCGAGCCCGTGCAGCTGCGGGACGTGGCCGAGTTCTCTCTGGGCGAGGGGCCCGCCCACATCGAACGGGAGAACCAGAGTCGCATCGTGCGGGTGGTGGGCGACATCAACCAGGAGCTCACCGATGTAGGCACCGTCATGGTGACGGTGGACAATCGCCTGGAGGGCCTGGAACTGCCGGAGCACTACAGTCTGCTTTACGGTGGCCAGTGGGAGACCATCCAGGAGACCAACCGGGAGCTGGCCATGGTCATCGCCCTGGCCGTGTTCCTGGTGTTCGTGGTGCTGGCGGTGCAGTACGAACGGCTCAGCAATCCGCTGGTGATCATCAGTGCCGCACCGCTGTCCCTGGTCGGCGTGACCGCTATCCTCTGGGCTACGGGCACCGTGATCTCGGCGCCGGTGCTCATCGGCATGATCCTGCTCATCGGCATTGTCGTGAACAATGCCATTCTGCTGCTGGAGTACATCGAGATCGGGCGCCGTCGTCAGGGATTGAGCCTTGCACGGTCGGTGATCGCCGCCGGGGGCGTGCGACTCCGACCCATTCTGATGACCACCCTGACCACCGTGCTGGGCATGACACCGCTGGCCGTGGGCATGGGGGCGGGTACCGAGATCATGCAGCCCCTGGCGCTGACGGTGATCGGCGGCTTGCTCATGGGCATGGTGCTGACCCTGCTGGTGGTACCCTGCCTGTACCTGGTGGTGAGCGCCGCGGCGGAGTGGCTGAAAGCGTGGCTGCTCGGCGGCGCCGGTGCCGCCGTGGCTGGAGACGAAGAGGCAACATGCCGGTCATAG
- a CDS encoding Glu/Leu/Phe/Val dehydrogenase, producing MSIFEHVEYDGHEQVCFGHDPVTGLRAIIAVHNTRLGPGLGGLRMWPYGSEAEAVTDVLRLSRGMTYKNAMAGLAHGGGKAVIIGDPRRHKSPELMRAMGRFIERQAGCYITAEDSGISVHDLQALAEVTRFVTGVKAHRGPDGEVLTGDPSPATALGVFTGIRTAVRHALQRQDLQGLTVAIQGLGSVGYRLAAHLHEAGARLVVSDINPAPVEQARDAFGAEIASVDAIHAAKADVYSPCALGAAINDHTLPELHARIVAGAANNQLQGPDHGRELHRRGILYAPDYVINAGGVIDVGAQWGEYDAARVRERVLAIGETLDQVFREAESSGEPPEVVADRIAERRFRGP from the coding sequence TTGAGTATCTTCGAGCACGTGGAGTACGACGGTCACGAACAGGTGTGTTTCGGCCATGATCCGGTCACCGGACTGCGTGCCATCATCGCCGTGCACAACACCCGACTCGGCCCGGGGCTGGGAGGGCTGCGCATGTGGCCCTATGGCTCCGAGGCGGAAGCGGTCACCGATGTCCTGCGCCTGTCCCGCGGCATGACCTACAAGAACGCCATGGCCGGTCTGGCCCACGGCGGCGGCAAGGCCGTGATCATCGGCGATCCGCGTCGGCACAAGTCACCGGAGCTGATGCGGGCCATGGGCCGGTTCATCGAGCGTCAGGCGGGCTGCTACATCACCGCGGAGGACTCCGGCATCAGTGTCCACGACCTGCAGGCGCTGGCCGAGGTCACACGCTTTGTCACCGGTGTGAAGGCGCATCGCGGCCCCGACGGCGAAGTGCTGACCGGCGATCCCTCCCCGGCGACGGCGCTGGGCGTGTTCACCGGTATTCGTACCGCGGTGCGGCACGCCCTGCAACGGCAGGATCTGCAGGGCCTGACGGTGGCGATCCAGGGCCTGGGCAGCGTTGGTTACCGGCTTGCCGCACACCTGCACGAGGCGGGGGCCCGGCTGGTGGTGAGTGACATCAATCCGGCGCCGGTGGAGCAGGCGAGAGATGCCTTCGGCGCGGAGATTGCCAGTGTCGACGCCATTCACGCGGCCAAGGCGGATGTCTACTCACCCTGCGCCCTGGGTGCCGCCATCAACGACCATACCCTGCCGGAATTGCATGCCCGGATCGTCGCCGGGGCTGCCAACAACCAGCTGCAGGGCCCGGATCACGGGCGCGAGTTGCACCGCCGCGGCATCCTCTATGCGCCGGATTACGTAATCAACGCCGGGGGCGTCATTGATGTCGGCGCCCAGTGGGGGGAGTATGACGCCGCGCGGGTGCGGGAGCGGGTGCTTGCCATCGGGGAGACGCTGGACCAAGTGTTCCGGGAGGCCGAGTCCTCGGGGGAGCCGCCGGAGGTTGTTGCCGACCGCATCGCCGAGCGGCGTTTCCGGGGGCCGTAA